AGCTTTGATGATATTTTTAATTATATTACTTATTTCAAACGACCTGTGTATAAGCAGGTGTTGGAATATTTTAAGCAAAAGGGGTATTTATAATGCTAGTAGTGCAAAAATATGGAGGAACTAGTGTTGGTGATTGTGATAGAATCTTAAATGTAGCAAATAGGGTTGTAGAAACAAAAAGAAAAGGACATGGGGTTGTTGTTGTTGTTTCTGCTATGAGTGGTGAGACTGATAAGTTGCTTGGATATACAAAGCATTTTTCAAAAATACCAAATTTAAGAGAGAGCGATATGGTGCTTAGTGCAGGTGAGAGGGTTACTAGTGCACTTTTGGCTATTGCATTAGAGGAGCTTGGCTTTAAGGCTATCTCACTTAGCGGAAGAGGTGCTGGGATAGTTACAGATAACTCTCATACAAAGGCAAGGATTCAGCATATAGATACGACAAAGCTAAACGAGCTTTTGGCAAAAGATTATATAGTTGTTGTAGCGGGATTCCAAGGTGTTAGCGAGAATGGAGAAGTTACTACTCTTGGTAGAGGTGGTAGCGATCTATCAGCAGTGGCATTAGCTGGTGCTTTGGGGGCTGATTTGTGTGAGATATATACTGATGTAGATGGAGTATATACAACAGATCCAAGAATCGAGCCAAAGGCAAAGAAGATAGATAAAATAAGTTATGATGAAATGCTAGAACTTGCTTCAATGGGAGCTAAAGTTCTGCTTAATAGATCAGTTGAGATGGCAAAAAAACTAGATGTAAATTTAGTAACTAGAAATAGTTTTAACAACAATGAAGGAACATTAATTACAAAGGAAACAGAAATCATGGAACACCCTATTGTCAGCGGAATTGCACTAG
The Helicobacter ibis DNA segment above includes these coding regions:
- a CDS encoding aspartate kinase — its product is MLVVQKYGGTSVGDCDRILNVANRVVETKRKGHGVVVVVSAMSGETDKLLGYTKHFSKIPNLRESDMVLSAGERVTSALLAIALEELGFKAISLSGRGAGIVTDNSHTKARIQHIDTTKLNELLAKDYIVVVAGFQGVSENGEVTTLGRGGSDLSAVALAGALGADLCEIYTDVDGVYTTDPRIEPKAKKIDKISYDEMLELASMGAKVLLNRSVEMAKKLDVNLVTRNSFNNNEGTLITKETEIMEHPIVSGIALDKNQARVSICNVEDRPGIAAEIFGALSEANINVDMIVQTIGRDGKTDLDFTIPEVELENVKRVLKSFEGSVESIDYDSDIAKVSIVGVGMKSHSGVASKAFRALAEDNINIMMISTSEIKVSMIISLKYAELAIRTLHATYELEK